The DNA sequence GCTAAAAATTACAAAGAGTGACAGTGTTACTTTTTTCCTCTGTCAATatgataatttaatgtttttggtttttggtttttttttaaaaatattcttggCATATCTGCATGCTATGGTTTAGATCTAATGGGGTAGGAACGGAGCTGAAACGAAAATTGAAGGAAAGATGAGAGGAAAGGGTTATATGAGTTAATTTGGAAAAGTGAGAGGTTGGCATTAATTCCAATATTTTTAGGGGGTGGCAGGCAGGTAAGTAGCCTACTATTTTTGTTTCTGATGCTGCTCTTTTGCATAAAGCTGACTGAATTACTGTCGGATAAACATATACCTAACTaatatgctattatttttttttataaaaatatgaataaatcttGCATGAGGGATGGGTACACGTGAGGAGTTGAGCTCTTTAACATCTGTATCCTCCACTTATGAGAACTGGGATTCAAACTCATTTTCTCAATTGAACAAATATTTTATGCAGATGATCTGATACTAGTTGTTAGCAATAtgacatttttatatttaaaaaattacgtatattttcattaatgttAGACACATTTTCATCAAGATATAATACAACTTTAAATTGCTTTATCGTGTTGGAATTCACTCTTTTTATGTACATTTTATGTTTAAAGGAATTCTAGATTTAAATGCATAAATTTTATAACAGCTTATCcgttacattatttttatttttatttatatataatttctaaagtttttcaaggtttgaatgaaatttttaataatcatttaatcaagaaaaaaatatatttttttcatattcacattttataaatttttttagttaatattataataattcaGCATTAATCCCCTTGACTTCTATGAGAAAGTCAACAAGTTGACTCTTTCCCTAATGTATGATAAAGACAtactagtaaaaaaaatatgtgtccTGTCTTGTCCTCATTGTTAATAATCATATAGAGAATTacgaaaaactatttttttgctGCAAAGtcttaaaaaatcatattacttactagaattatataaattttacttatttcaagaaaaaatatattcaaataaataatgcaGATAAACATTGGCATCTATGCAGaagattattctttttttctttaaaatagatGCAACTAAAAAAGTTCAGACAATTTTCTGAAGAAAAGGAAATTTTTAgaatatgcacaaaaaaaaaaacaaaacaaaaacaaacaaactaaagactAAACATTGTATAACGGCGTAGAGATGACACCAAAGAGATCCACTGCTATTTTCACACCCCAAATCTTCAATTCATTTGAATCCAACCGTTACAATTTGATAACCAAGGGGTGGAATTAGAAAAATTAAGGGTGTAAATAGAGAACCCCGGAATATCAAAAGCCATGACAGACCTCCATAAAAAGCTAGAGTTTTGGTTGTTGGAGAAACAGAGCTTGAATTTCTCCGCTGTTTGCTTGAGAGGTTGATAAAGTTAGAGCCTTTCCATTGCCTCTTGGATCTCAGAATCATAAAGTCATGAGCTTGAAGAACATTGTAAGCGCTCTGTTGATCTCTTGATCTttgttcaatcaaaacctttcctttatttatttatttttttttttggtcttttttGTATAATTAGGATGATCATTCTgtgtttctctttttatttcttgcttaTAATTCAATCTATGTTGCTTTTCTCTTGCAATTTTGGACATGAGAGACAATTCAATCATGAAAATTCTGCATAtttgcttttcttcttttctcttttttgattATGAGATAGTttctgtatttttgttttttttttcaatcaattcaATACATCTTCAGATCTGGGAAGTCTGGACGAGCAAGATGTTTTTGTACTTTCCTGCTTTCTTGGAGAAAGTTCAAGTTTTTAATCTGTTAACATTAGTGTAAGATCTTCAGATtaatatttgttatgaaaaaagCTTCAGATCTGTATTACTTTTGCTGGTTTTTCAGCCAAGTGTAGAGATTTAATCACTCCCTCATTTCAGAAATCATCAGTGCATTAAGATGCTCAAAGAATTCTATTCTTACTAGGCAATTATgagtctttttaattttttctttaggaatttgAATTTTGGTATTACATTAGTTTTTGATCATGTACATAACTCAACACTTTGGATTCTGCATTTTCCTGATTATTTAATTTTCGTAGAGCTTTCCATATAATATCTGTTTCATGGAGTTGCTAAGAATCTGAGATCTCAATGCCAAATGAAGATAAATGAATGGAGTTTCAACAAGGAAACTCCGAGGTTGAGAATGAAGCATTATCAGCAAAATTTGTGAGAAAtgtatcatcatcttcttcagcatttttttctgcAATTCAATCCCCTTTCCTCTCTCCACGAACCACAAAATTTCCAATATGTGAAATTGTCCAACCGAAGAGTTCAAACTCATCAAACTATTACACTAAAAGAAGCGTCGATCCTCTTGTTTCACAAGCTTTTGCCAAACAATTAGAATCTTCATCAAATGCCGACATTTTGGCTTCAGATGATTTTGGAACACCGAGCGCAGTTGTAGAAAACTTTGAGTTCAATGTGCCTTCAAATTGTTTCTGCCATGGTGGCAGCTCATCAGACTGCAGCAATGGGACTAGTGCTGAAAATTTACTTAAAAATGGAAGCCAGGTGAAATTCAGTAGGAGTCAACTAACAAATTCATTTGATCAATCTTCGGCATCAATTTCTTCGTGTAGCAAAACATTTAGTTATGATGTGTACATAGGCTTTCATGGCCGGAACCCTTCTTTGCTCAGGTTTGCTAATTGGCTTCGTGCAGAATTAGAGGTTCAAGGAATTCGGTGTTTTGTGTCAGATAGAGCTCGATGCAGAAATCCTCGAAGTCATGATACAGTGGAAAGAATAATGAATTCTTGCGCTTTAGGAGTGGTGATCCTCTCAAGAAATTCTTTTAGCAATCCTTACAGCATTGAGGAGCTAAGGAACTTTTTAGGCCGGAAAATTCTGGTTgccattttctttgatttgcGTTTCAGTGATTGTCTTGCAAGAGATGTGATTGAGAAAAGGGGGGAATTGTGGGAGAAAGATGGTGGTGAATTATGGTTGTTATATGGTGGTGAAGAGGAGGAATGGAGTGAAGCTGTTGATGGGCTTTCCCGGGTTTCAGATTCACATTTAGAGGCAAATGATGGCAATTGGAGGAATTGTATATTCGAGACGGTGATTCTTTTGGCTACAAGATTAGGCTTGAGGAGTGTAGTTGAACGAATAAAACGGTGGAAGGAAAGAGTAGAAGAAGAGGAGTTTCCTTTTCCTCGAAATGAAGAATTTGTCGGGCGGGAAAGAGAACTCTCTGAACTTGAACTTCTTTTGTTTGGGTATGTCAGTGGAGATGGCGAAAGAGAACTGCTTGAAGCCAAATCAAAGAGGAGGAGAAAGAGCTTGAGAACACATCAACAGATAGAAGACGgcaataaaagtaaagaaatattCAGAAATGTTCAGCGGAAAAGATATACAAGGATTGTTTATGGTAAAGGCATTGCATGTGTGGCAGGAAAATCAGGAATCGGAAAAACAGAGCTTGCTTTAGAATACGCTTACAGATTCTCGCAAAGATACAAGATGGTTTTATGGATGGGAGGTGAAGCAAGATATGTGAAGCAAAATTTTTTGGATCTTCGAAATTTTCTTGATGTTGATCAGAGTGATGAAAATTGTCCTACTAAAAACAACAAGGTAAAGAGTTTCGAGGAGCAAGAAAGAGCGGCAATTGATCATGTAAGAGAAGCACTCATGCAAGACATTCCCTACTTGGTTGTAATCGACAATTTGGAGAACGAAAAGGATTGGTGGGATCAAGAACTTGTTATGGACCTTCTCCCACAATTCAGAGGAGAAATTCACATTATTATTACAACCCGTCTTCCACGGGTTATGGATTTGGAGCCGATCAAACTTTCGTATTTGTCTGGTCTTGAGGCAATGTCGTTGATGAAGGGAAATGTGAAGGATTATCCCGTCATGGAGATCAATGCGCTCAGAGTAATAGAAGAAAAACTTGGCAGGTTAACACTTGGTTTGGGAATTGTAGGAGCTATACTTTTCGAGCTTTCTATAACCCCAAGCAAACTTCTTGACACTATAAACAGAATGCCGATAAGAGATTCGATATGGTCTGATGGAGAAGCTCATATACTAAGACAACACCCATTCCTCATGCAACTATTCGATGTTTGCCTTTCGATATTTTATTATGCAGATGGTTCCCGGAGTTTAGCAGCTCGAATGTTTCTTGTTAGTTCTTGGTTTGGTCCTACTGCTATTCCAATTCCGCTTCTTGCCATGGCTGCACACAAGGTCCCTGGAAAGTATCATGGCACTGAAAAGTGGCAGAAAATTTTTCGGGCATTAAATTGCATCATCAaatcaactaaaataaaaaaatcagagatTGAAGCATCATCGATGTTAGTAAGATTTGGCATTGCAAGATATTTAACCAAATACGACGCTATTCATTTCCATGAAATCATTAAGATCTACGCTCGCAAACGAGGATCAATTGCAATAGCTCAGGCAGTTGTTCAAGCAATCTCTCATAGAAGTTTTGCTTCTCAATATTCTGAGCATCAATGGGCAGCCTGTTTCTTACTATTCGGCTTTGGCACCGATCCTATTACAGTGAATTTAAAACCGCCGGAGTTGCTTTTGTTCGTGAAACACATTGCTTTACCTCTTGCAGTTCACACATTCATCAAATTCTCTCGCTGTAATGCTGCATTAGAACTTCTTCGGCTTTGTGCTGATGCTTTAGATGCCGCTGCAGAAACAATGTTATCGCGAGCCGACAAATGGCTTGGCAGGTCATTCTGCTGTCAAAAGCCGAATAATTCAGTTACTCAATACACATACATTTGGCAAGAATTGGCTCTCCTGAAAGCTGGAGTATCAGAAGTTAGTGCAAAACTAATGCTTCAAGGTGGAGAATATCACATTGCTGAAGATTTGATTCGGCAAACTATTTACATAAGAAAATCAATCTATGGTGAGTATCATGCAGATACAGTATCAGCTCAGGAAACATTGAACAAGTTAGGAAGTGTTTTCATGAACATGCAATTGAACTGAATTTGTATTATTTctgaaacaaataataatgtaTTTATTCATtggatttccttttttttttgttaattagaaaatcatgaaaaatatgaaatgatgCTTACATAGAGAGATTAACCAAAGCCAAAGGACCTTTTATCATGCAGCACTAGCCCCTTTGATTTGCAACTCAATCTCTATGCCGCCGGATGAGACTAAATGATTGGACGATCAATTTTTACTCGTATGCATTCCCCTTGTTGTATATGCTGTTATCGTatttataaaaaagtaaaaataaaacaaaataaaaattaaccgtGGATCATGTGGACCAATGGTCAATGCTGTCATACATTATAACCATCTCAATCACCCAACAACTTGTGATGACTTTAGGAAGCaaactttaatatttttggtGCTATGATTGAGTGACACTCTACCAAACGTCACAAGGGCATCATTGATGAAAGAaggtgattttctttttttaatatataaaccctctctctctctctatatatatatgtattattgaaAAAACTACTATCATCCctgataatacaaaatatattgttCCATTACTTCAGGATCTTTGAGCAAGGAAGATTTTATtgcttcaaattttttatatcttaTAAGGAAGAGTTCCTCCTTATTCCTTAAGGATGGAAAGCTCAAAACCActtgaataaaatcaagtgtgcCTCTAGTTTTATTGAAGTCCAACCTagatgccaaaaaaaaaaacttgtcatTTGTACATAATATAAAGACCAAGATTAGATGTTAGAGACAACTGacatttttacataaaataattaacgTCTTTACATAAAGACCAGGACTAGATGTCAGAGACAACTGGCATctttacataaaataatatcTTTACAAAAAGATTAGAATTAGAAGACAGGAACAATTTGAAGCAAAATGATGCAAGACCTTCGCTTTTATAGGCttctaattagttttatttctgtttttaatttatatattttattttattttaagaatttttttagtattttaggattttttttttagggtttccaTTATAACAAATGCTTGTAATTTTCAAGCAATAAAGGTATTGATCGGTGTATTCACTACGTCATAGTTGCCATTTTTACAAAAGGTAACATCTTTACATAAAAATCGTTAACATTTTTGTGCATGTTCCAAGTTATGTTATTTTGGGTCCACTAAAATATCAACATTCTcgtatattaaaaataacaaattgatcccattttaataatttttttatttaaactattGACATAACTTACCAAATTGAAACCTGGCAACACtatccctttatttttttaataatatttatttaaaatattcatatgTCTTCCAGTTTGCATATGAATAATTTCTGTTGTTTCAACTAATTACTCAAAAGTCAGGATGGCCGAGTGGTCTAAGGCGCCAGACTCAAGTTCTGGTCCTCGTGAGAGGGCgtgggttcaaatcccacttCTGACATTCTATaacatctttttttatatttatttatgtaatacaTAATAAATGGATAACTTTTTACTAGTCcaaataataagtaaaattttattattattattttaaaaatgcaatttagttaatattaattaaaattagattttttttttaaatacatatgtgtatatatatatatatatatatattcaaagccAATTCcaacacaaccaaacaaacgCTGCCCTGCCACACTTGAGTTGGTTCGGTTTTAAATTTTCCTCCCTAATATAAATAACACTTTTATTTAGTTATCAATTTTCCCTCActcttttacataaattcagAACCAACAACTGTTATGTTCTAAACAAGATATATGAACTTACTTTTTGAGGAAATATATGAGCCTTATCAAATAAAAGTGAAgtagaaaaattgtaaattcataatcaagaagaaaaaggtaTGAGTAGTTGTATAATGTAtaaacaaaaatccaaaaaattgaATTGAAACTTTTGATTAACCGGTTCGGATGGTATAAAAATGTTAG is a window from the Dioscorea cayenensis subsp. rotundata cultivar TDr96_F1 chromosome 2, TDr96_F1_v2_PseudoChromosome.rev07_lg8_w22 25.fasta, whole genome shotgun sequence genome containing:
- the LOC120278793 gene encoding uncharacterized protein LOC120278793 isoform X1, whose protein sequence is MEFQQGNSEVENEALSAKFVRNVSSSSSAFFSAIQSPFLSPRTTKFPICEIVQPKSSNSSNYYTKRSVDPLVSQAFAKQLESSSNADILASDDFGTPSAVVENFEFNVPSNCFCHGGSSSDCSNGTSAENLLKNGSQVKFSRSQLTNSFDQSSASISSCSKTFSYDVYIGFHGRNPSLLRFANWLRAELEVQGIRCFVSDRARCRNPRSHDTVERIMNSCALGVVILSRNSFSNPYSIEELRNFLGRKILVAIFFDLRFSDCLARDVIEKRGELWEKDGGELWLLYGGEEEEWSEAVDGLSRVSDSHLEANDGNWRNCIFETVILLATRLGLRSVVERIKRWKERVEEEEFPFPRNEEFVGRERELSELELLLFGYVSGDGERELLEAKSKRRRKSLRTHQQIEDGNKSKEIFRNVQRKRYTRIVYGKGIACVAGKSGIGKTELALEYAYRFSQRYKMVLWMGGEARYVKQNFLDLRNFLDVDQSDENCPTKNNKVKSFEEQERAAIDHVREALMQDIPYLVVIDNLENEKDWWDQELVMDLLPQFRGEIHIIITTRLPRVMDLEPIKLSYLSGLEAMSLMKGNVKDYPVMEINALRVIEEKLGRLTLGLGIVGAILFELSITPSKLLDTINRMPIRDSIWSDGEAHILRQHPFLMQLFDVCLSIFYYADGSRSLAARMFLVSSWFGPTAIPIPLLAMAAHKVPGKYHGTEKWQKIFRALNCIIKSTKIKKSEIEASSMLVRFGIARYLTKYDAIHFHEIIKIYARKRGSIAIAQAVVQAISHRSFASQYSEHQWAACFLLFGFGTDPITVNLKPPELLLFVKHIALPLAVHTFIKFSRCNAALELLRLCADALDAAAETMLSRADKWLGRSFCCQKPNNSVTQYTYIWQELALLKAGVSEVSAKLMLQGGEYHIAEDLIRQTIYIRKSIYGEYHADTVSAQETLNKLGSVFMNMQLN
- the LOC120278793 gene encoding uncharacterized protein LOC120278793 isoform X2, giving the protein MNSCALGVVILSRNSFSNPYSIEELRNFLGRKILVAIFFDLRFSDCLARDVIEKRGELWEKDGGELWLLYGGEEEEWSEAVDGLSRVSDSHLEANDGNWRNCIFETVILLATRLGLRSVVERIKRWKERVEEEEFPFPRNEEFVGRERELSELELLLFGYVSGDGERELLEAKSKRRRKSLRTHQQIEDGNKSKEIFRNVQRKRYTRIVYGKGIACVAGKSGIGKTELALEYAYRFSQRYKMVLWMGGEARYVKQNFLDLRNFLDVDQSDENCPTKNNKVKSFEEQERAAIDHVREALMQDIPYLVVIDNLENEKDWWDQELVMDLLPQFRGEIHIIITTRLPRVMDLEPIKLSYLSGLEAMSLMKGNVKDYPVMEINALRVIEEKLGRLTLGLGIVGAILFELSITPSKLLDTINRMPIRDSIWSDGEAHILRQHPFLMQLFDVCLSIFYYADGSRSLAARMFLVSSWFGPTAIPIPLLAMAAHKVPGKYHGTEKWQKIFRALNCIIKSTKIKKSEIEASSMLVRFGIARYLTKYDAIHFHEIIKIYARKRGSIAIAQAVVQAISHRSFASQYSEHQWAACFLLFGFGTDPITVNLKPPELLLFVKHIALPLAVHTFIKFSRCNAALELLRLCADALDAAAETMLSRADKWLGRSFCCQKPNNSVTQYTYIWQELALLKAGVSEVSAKLMLQGGEYHIAEDLIRQTIYIRKSIYGEYHADTVSAQETLNKLGSVFMNMQLN